In the Candidatus Saccharimonas aalborgensis genome, one interval contains:
- a CDS encoding CapA family protein, translating into MQMQRRSRIMRWIAGIAVALMSVGMTWYFLTRPAKTPSSGTNSATQTSVSPSSPSQKIRIAAMGDMLAHDSVVSQAKIASGYNFTPYFSRIRPVYTQADVVFCNTETLSSGTAFGISGYPSFNAPTEFADGLTKGAGCNVINLATNHIADKGQLAINATLDNWQSQHVLAYSGANRSSAEQNTVRYFTKNGLKVAFIAFADFSNVTVPASYSLNNYHDTALVKKLLTEARANADVVIVSTHWGTEDSNIVNTDQQQAAKQFAELGADVVIGTGPHVVQRVSWLDRPSGGKTLVWYSIGNMLSSQLKTDELTGGVAGFTVTKQNGVVSITDMSFVGTFMSYEWSAADQAASNLAARHNLLLQPLAEANDATAAFGTTVAERSAYLHRVLGNEVQLAVTP; encoded by the coding sequence ATGCAGATGCAACGTAGGAGCCGTATAATGCGGTGGATAGCCGGAATTGCAGTTGCCCTCATGAGTGTGGGTATGACGTGGTATTTCTTGACACGGCCAGCCAAGACCCCATCATCAGGGACCAACTCCGCTACTCAAACATCGGTGTCCCCGTCCTCGCCATCGCAAAAAATCAGGATTGCGGCTATGGGTGATATGCTGGCCCATGATTCGGTGGTATCGCAAGCAAAGATAGCATCAGGATACAACTTCACCCCCTATTTTAGCCGGATTCGACCCGTCTATACACAAGCCGATGTTGTGTTTTGCAATACCGAGACGCTATCGAGCGGTACGGCCTTCGGCATTAGCGGCTATCCGTCGTTCAACGCGCCGACCGAGTTTGCTGACGGCCTTACCAAGGGCGCAGGCTGCAATGTCATCAATCTCGCGACAAACCACATCGCCGATAAGGGCCAGCTAGCGATCAACGCAACACTTGACAACTGGCAATCTCAACACGTTTTGGCATACAGTGGCGCCAACCGCTCATCGGCCGAGCAAAACACGGTACGGTATTTTACAAAAAATGGTCTTAAGGTAGCATTTATCGCCTTTGCTGATTTTAGCAATGTGACGGTGCCTGCGAGCTATAGTCTCAATAATTACCACGACACGGCGCTAGTTAAGAAGCTTCTTACAGAGGCACGGGCTAACGCGGATGTGGTGATCGTGTCTACTCACTGGGGCACAGAGGATAGCAATATCGTCAACACAGACCAGCAGCAAGCAGCAAAACAATTTGCTGAGCTGGGGGCGGATGTCGTCATCGGCACGGGTCCTCACGTCGTCCAACGAGTATCTTGGCTTGATCGTCCCTCTGGAGGCAAGACACTTGTCTGGTACTCGATTGGCAATATGCTTTCCAGCCAGCTCAAAACAGATGAGCTCACAGGAGGTGTGGCTGGGTTTACTGTTACCAAACAAAACGGTGTCGTGAGCATAACAGACATGTCGTTTGTCGGTACCTTTATGAGTTATGAGTGGTCGGCGGCCGACCAGGCGGCGAGTAACTTAGCAGCGAGACACAATCTCCTACTGCAGCCTTTGGCAGAGGCCAACGATGCAACTGCAGCCTTTGGCACGACGGTGGCAGAGCGCAGTGCGTACCTTCACCGGGTACTGGGTAATGAGGTTCAGCTAGCGGTAACGCCGTAG
- a CDS encoding HAD family hydrolase has product MSSKKQPLAIIDIDGTLFRWQLYHELVFKLKEQGYFGEEIAKQLDKSFNQWVSRKASFASYEQFVVDTLVGNLTSIPSHAFDEAAHQVVAESGHKIYVYTHKLIKKLRKDGYYILALSGSQQEVVAPFAARYGFDDCIGSVYERSGDSFTGKIERYVPGSKRTIISDYVKEHDLTLTESVAVGDSDSDIGMLELVTYPIAFNPTVELLHTARQRGWKVVIERKNIAYTLTGAAGDPYVLATADRL; this is encoded by the coding sequence ATGAGTAGTAAAAAGCAGCCACTCGCGATCATCGATATCGACGGGACGCTGTTTCGATGGCAGCTCTATCATGAGCTTGTCTTTAAACTAAAGGAACAGGGCTATTTCGGTGAGGAAATAGCTAAACAGCTCGACAAATCCTTCAATCAATGGGTATCACGTAAGGCCAGCTTCGCGAGCTACGAACAATTTGTCGTCGATACCCTCGTTGGTAATCTCACCTCGATTCCCAGTCACGCCTTCGATGAAGCCGCTCATCAAGTTGTTGCCGAGAGTGGTCACAAGATATATGTCTATACTCACAAGCTCATCAAAAAACTCCGCAAGGACGGCTACTATATCCTGGCACTGAGCGGTTCCCAGCAGGAAGTTGTCGCGCCATTTGCTGCACGCTATGGGTTCGATGATTGTATCGGATCCGTCTATGAGCGCTCTGGCGATAGCTTCACCGGCAAGATCGAACGCTATGTTCCCGGCAGCAAGCGAACTATCATCAGCGACTATGTCAAAGAGCATGATCTCACGCTGACAGAGAGCGTTGCCGTAGGCGACTCCGATAGCGACATCGGCATGCTTGAACTCGTGACATACCCCATAGCGTTTAACCCCACCGTGGAACTACTGCATACCGCACGACAACGGGGGTGGAAAGTAGTGATCGAACGCAAAAATATTGCCTATACTCTGACAGGAGCAGCCGGTGACCCCTACGTATTGGCAACAGCAGACCGCCTCTAA
- a CDS encoding sortase — protein sequence MRPDDTRPKPALAIPPRQTVSTHDVRGEGTQEAASLIRDQIDTIYATPSQAPQTTPVISPLSLQQDEAPSPYARTHDETQHHIEPSIWQQYHTAWQSYYQQYYARYYLSQVHQTKQQLAAEAKTAQPDETPEEMTTDEAIYDLRSRVRQAINTRAKQVRKSRHFVPVLSAVFVMLVFLFLQYNRVLLANIEAYVSPGNLDVQSIIVDPSQNATIGPDPLLIVPKINVQVPIIWDAVASDQNSLNVAMTKGVAWFNIPGASSRPGQIGNAVFSGHSSNDWLDQGNYKFIFARLEQLREGDTIYINYEGKRYTYLITSTKVVKPNDVSALTFPVDKPIITLITCVPLGTANNRLLVFADQISPDPKAATAKPTGGGNTTGSMPSNSPTFLERLFGAR from the coding sequence ATGCGCCCAGATGATACCCGCCCAAAACCAGCCCTTGCTATACCTCCGCGACAGACGGTGAGTACGCATGATGTCCGTGGCGAAGGTACTCAGGAGGCCGCATCACTCATTCGAGACCAAATTGACACGATTTACGCCACTCCTTCACAAGCTCCACAGACAACGCCGGTCATTTCACCCCTGTCATTGCAGCAGGACGAAGCGCCCAGCCCCTACGCGCGAACTCACGATGAAACTCAGCATCATATCGAACCCTCGATCTGGCAACAATATCACACCGCCTGGCAAAGTTATTACCAACAGTATTACGCCCGCTACTATCTGAGTCAGGTACATCAAACAAAGCAGCAATTGGCTGCAGAGGCGAAGACCGCTCAGCCAGATGAGACGCCAGAAGAAATGACAACAGACGAGGCAATCTATGATCTCAGGAGTCGCGTGCGTCAGGCTATCAACACTCGTGCAAAACAAGTCCGAAAGAGTCGCCATTTTGTACCAGTGTTGTCGGCTGTATTTGTGATGTTGGTGTTTTTGTTTCTCCAATACAACCGTGTTCTCCTTGCAAACATTGAAGCGTACGTGAGTCCAGGAAACCTTGACGTTCAGAGTATTATCGTTGATCCGAGCCAAAACGCAACTATCGGGCCCGATCCGCTGCTTATCGTGCCAAAAATCAATGTCCAGGTGCCCATCATCTGGGATGCGGTGGCTAGTGATCAAAACTCACTCAACGTTGCTATGACTAAAGGTGTTGCATGGTTCAATATTCCTGGTGCCAGCAGCCGACCGGGCCAGATAGGAAACGCTGTTTTTTCTGGTCATAGTAGCAATGACTGGCTCGATCAGGGAAATTACAAGTTTATCTTTGCTCGGCTTGAACAACTTCGAGAGGGCGACACAATCTATATAAACTACGAGGGTAAGCGCTATACCTATCTCATCACCAGCACAAAGGTAGTCAAACCAAATGATGTTTCCGCATTAACCTTTCCTGTTGATAAACCGATCATCACCCTCATCACCTGCGTGCCACTTGGGACTGCCAACAACCGACTCCTCGTGTTTGCCGATCAAATCAGCCCTGATCCAAAAGCAGCTACCGCCAAACCAACCGGTGGCGGCAACACGACCGGCTCTATGCCAAGCAATTCGCCGACATTTCTCGAACGATTATTTGGTGCCCGCTAG
- a CDS encoding M15 family metallopeptidase, with the protein MVSLPRATPIVALKEDYASDASVWRVVSKDYPLNNPHYTPTVSLATVATRSDKPREERSLRTDILPAVEALFAAAKNQGYDLMIGSGYRSYEQQAIYYNSYVAKNGQEVADTFSARPGRSEHQTGLTFDISYVDRSCYLDTCFGDTAAGKWLATHAAEYGFILRYPKDKISVTKYTYEPWHFRYVGKDLARALSQSELALDEAKPYLDAALSELKQRSQVK; encoded by the coding sequence ATGGTTTCGCTTCCTAGAGCCACCCCCATTGTCGCTCTCAAGGAAGATTATGCAAGTGATGCAAGTGTGTGGCGCGTCGTCAGCAAAGACTATCCTCTCAATAATCCGCATTACACTCCTACTGTCAGCCTTGCTACAGTTGCCACGAGGAGCGACAAGCCACGCGAAGAACGTTCACTACGAACAGATATTTTGCCAGCAGTAGAAGCGTTATTTGCTGCCGCAAAGAATCAAGGCTATGATCTGATGATCGGTAGCGGCTACCGCTCATACGAGCAGCAAGCCATTTACTACAATAGTTACGTCGCAAAAAATGGTCAGGAAGTTGCCGACACATTTAGTGCTCGCCCAGGCCGTAGCGAACACCAAACTGGCCTGACATTTGATATCAGCTATGTTGATCGGTCCTGTTATCTTGACACGTGTTTCGGGGATACTGCCGCAGGGAAATGGCTCGCCACCCATGCTGCAGAGTATGGCTTTATTTTGCGCTACCCAAAGGACAAGATCAGCGTCACAAAATATACCTACGAACCGTGGCACTTTCGGTATGTCGGCAAAGATCTTGCGAGAGCACTAAGCCAATCAGAGCTCGCCCTCGATGAAGCCAAACCTTATCTTGATGCAGCACTTAGTGAGCTCAAGCAGCGCAGTCAGGTCAAATAA
- the gltX gene encoding glutamate--tRNA ligase, producing the protein MTIRTRFAPSPTGYLHVGGIRTALFAFLVARQAGGQFILRLEDTDKKREVPGSAEHLIASLKSLGLHYDEGPDIGGPFAPYKQSERLEIYRQWAQKLIDAGRAYADPYTADEIQAFRDQATAHKQAFLYRHYRPDNPPAWDGTQPLRFKTEPKAYHYHDEVMGDITTNSEVVDDFILIKSDGYPTYNFSHIVDDAEMQVTHVIRGQEFISSMPNYLALYDALGLTHPVFAHMPHILNEQGNKKLGKRDGAKDVLDYIRDGYLPETLDSFIATMGWNDGTEQEVFTMDELITKFSLDRVQRSGARFDEKRLLWMNGQFIRELPLDDLINRVEYFWPESAKKHPEDYKRSVLALAQDRLKTLKDLPMLTNYFFEDPAPQPQLILDNKQLKKLSADEINNLLELVKTSFEACDDWQAGALQICLNRLLEQTGQSPAVLFSLVRIVTTWAPFSPQLNDTLSLLGRERTLDRLAFRL; encoded by the coding sequence ATGACTATTCGCACTCGATTTGCACCGAGCCCCACCGGCTATCTGCATGTCGGCGGTATTCGCACCGCCTTATTTGCGTTTCTTGTAGCAAGGCAAGCCGGCGGCCAATTTATTTTGCGCCTCGAAGACACCGACAAGAAACGAGAAGTGCCGGGCAGCGCAGAACATCTGATCGCCAGCCTAAAATCACTTGGACTCCACTATGACGAGGGACCTGATATTGGCGGTCCGTTTGCGCCCTACAAACAATCAGAAAGACTTGAGATATACCGACAGTGGGCTCAAAAACTAATCGACGCCGGACGTGCCTATGCCGACCCCTATACTGCCGACGAAATTCAAGCATTTCGAGACCAGGCAACGGCGCACAAACAGGCGTTTTTGTATCGTCACTATCGTCCCGACAATCCACCCGCCTGGGATGGCACACAGCCGCTTCGCTTTAAGACCGAACCAAAAGCCTATCACTATCACGACGAGGTAATGGGGGATATCACCACCAACTCCGAAGTGGTCGATGATTTTATTCTCATCAAATCAGACGGCTACCCAACATACAACTTTTCGCATATTGTCGACGATGCCGAGATGCAAGTGACACATGTTATCCGTGGCCAAGAGTTTATCAGCAGTATGCCGAACTACCTAGCACTCTACGATGCTCTCGGCTTGACTCATCCGGTATTTGCCCATATGCCTCATATTCTCAACGAGCAGGGCAACAAAAAATTAGGAAAGCGCGATGGCGCCAAAGATGTGCTTGATTATATTCGCGATGGCTATTTGCCCGAAACACTCGACAGTTTCATCGCGACGATGGGGTGGAATGATGGTACTGAGCAGGAAGTATTCACGATGGATGAGTTGATCACAAAATTCAGTCTCGACCGCGTACAACGTAGTGGTGCGCGCTTTGACGAGAAGCGATTACTCTGGATGAATGGACAATTTATTCGCGAACTGCCGCTCGATGATCTTATCAACCGCGTGGAGTATTTTTGGCCAGAGTCGGCCAAAAAACACCCTGAGGACTACAAGCGTAGCGTCCTAGCTCTTGCCCAAGACCGCCTCAAGACGCTCAAAGATCTGCCGATGCTCACCAACTATTTCTTTGAAGATCCGGCCCCTCAGCCACAACTAATTTTAGACAATAAACAGCTCAAAAAATTATCGGCTGATGAGATAAACAATCTGTTGGAACTAGTCAAAACTTCATTTGAAGCCTGTGATGATTGGCAAGCAGGTGCGTTACAGATATGCCTAAATCGGCTTCTCGAACAAACTGGTCAATCACCCGCGGTACTGTTTAGTCTCGTCAGAATCGTCACTACCTGGGCACCGTTTAGCCCACAACTAAACGACACGCTTTCGCTGCTGGGAAGAGAGAGAACCCTTGATCGTCTAGCATTTCGCCTCTAG
- a CDS encoding PEGA domain-containing protein translates to MYRTPSKRKQRVQLTFVYSLMTLAVLVIVAILVLVMQGYRYNAHDGRLEQGGLIQFASRPEGASVTVDTASLANRTPTKITATAGVHTVTLLKDGYRSWQKNVKVIPGGILWLNYALLVPTTPEIVPLAQFTSMTGAITSHDFKSVLVKDAANTPTVTLFHPDDDTFTPTRITLSDQSYTKAAAGLSEQFSLVSWDDDNRYVLLKHTYGSTEEWLVLDTSGDHAVTNVTKALGITIRSAAFRIGNNRQLYVITQTGEVRRVDLASMTISGPLLTGISEFSQYDASTLTYVTALDQPTKTRSVGYLTDGARTPLTVKTYTDDGVAPLSFAIARYYNVTYTAIGYGDSVEISSGNLPASDSGSPLVLKPVATIPQVGSAKRVGFSPKDARFVYVSTDQSAITYDLELQALSRVTFAAAQSRPVAWLDMFHFADTSGVLYEFDGANHQVVIPGALAVSPALSPNGKYFYGYVPSASGAQLVRVQLAQ, encoded by the coding sequence ATGTATCGAACACCCTCAAAACGGAAACAGCGTGTACAGTTAACGTTTGTCTATAGTTTAATGACGCTAGCGGTGTTGGTTATCGTGGCTATCTTGGTGTTGGTAATGCAGGGGTATCGCTACAATGCCCACGACGGGCGTCTCGAGCAAGGGGGCCTTATCCAGTTTGCTAGTCGTCCTGAGGGAGCTTCGGTAACAGTTGATACCGCTAGCCTCGCAAACAGAACACCGACGAAAATTACAGCTACCGCAGGTGTTCACACTGTTACACTACTCAAAGATGGGTACCGAAGTTGGCAAAAAAACGTCAAAGTGATTCCGGGTGGCATACTCTGGCTCAACTATGCCCTGCTCGTCCCCACCACCCCTGAGATAGTTCCTCTTGCGCAGTTTACTTCTATGACGGGAGCAATCACGTCGCACGATTTCAAATCGGTTCTTGTCAAAGATGCGGCGAACACGCCGACAGTGACACTATTTCATCCTGATGATGATACATTTACCCCAACGCGCATTACTCTTTCTGACCAGAGCTATACAAAAGCTGCAGCCGGGCTATCGGAACAATTTAGTTTGGTTTCATGGGATGACGATAACCGCTATGTTTTACTGAAACACACTTACGGGAGCACTGAGGAATGGCTGGTGCTCGATACCAGCGGCGACCATGCGGTGACGAATGTCACTAAAGCACTCGGTATCACCATTCGCTCAGCAGCGTTTCGAATTGGCAACAATCGCCAACTGTATGTTATCACCCAGACTGGCGAAGTGCGGCGCGTGGATCTGGCTTCAATGACTATTTCTGGGCCGCTGCTTACCGGTATCAGCGAGTTTTCTCAATACGATGCATCAACCCTGACTTATGTCACAGCACTCGATCAACCAACCAAAACCCGCTCTGTTGGCTATCTGACCGATGGTGCACGCACACCGCTCACGGTCAAAACCTATACTGACGATGGTGTAGCACCCCTTTCGTTTGCAATCGCGCGCTACTATAACGTCACCTATACGGCAATTGGGTATGGTGATTCAGTGGAAATCTCCTCAGGTAATTTGCCAGCAAGCGATAGCGGCAGCCCTCTTGTACTCAAGCCGGTTGCAACAATACCGCAAGTTGGCTCAGCGAAGCGCGTCGGGTTCTCGCCCAAGGATGCTCGATTTGTTTATGTCAGTACAGATCAGTCAGCTATCACCTATGATCTTGAGCTGCAGGCGCTCTCTCGGGTGACGTTCGCGGCTGCTCAGAGTAGACCAGTGGCGTGGCTCGATATGTTTCATTTTGCTGATACGAGCGGCGTACTGTATGAGTTTGATGGCGCGAACCACCAAGTGGTTATTCCAGGTGCGTTGGCGGTATCACCGGCACTTTCACCCAATGGTAAATACTTTTACGGCTACGTGCCCTCTGCTTCAGGGGCGCAACTAGTTCGCGTGCAGCTTGCCCAGTAA
- a CDS encoding DUF3048 domain-containing protein produces MKPTYYAPEPHKKTPARIIQWLRTHRTRSIVLAGVVSIILVGGVAAFMMSQQPAQSDTTPSAPSPSKKSAPPVVYYSPLTGEKVESEQATKQAVTAIMIENSPDARPQSGLKSAGVVYEAVAEGGITRFLALYQQQKPTLIGPVRSVRLYYVDWLAPYQASVAHVGGSQYALQEVRNGSYRDIDQFFNGSSYWRASDRYPPHNVYTNFERLDALNATKGYTTSNFTSFPRVDGKPAASPTANSVTINISGPLYNTAYTYDATSNTYLRSVAGGPSNDRELGRIAPSVVVAMKVDMSLVFEDGYRESITTSGTGSAVVFQNGIATECTWRKKSRSSPLELLDASGQAVPLIRGQTWIAAVPNGTGGVSWQ; encoded by the coding sequence ATGAAACCGACGTATTATGCGCCCGAGCCACACAAAAAAACACCTGCACGCATCATCCAATGGCTCCGAACTCACCGAACTCGCAGTATTGTTCTTGCGGGGGTTGTGAGTATCATACTGGTCGGTGGTGTTGCTGCATTCATGATGTCGCAACAGCCAGCCCAGTCCGATACAACTCCCTCCGCCCCGTCACCATCAAAAAAATCTGCTCCGCCTGTGGTGTATTATTCACCGCTCACAGGTGAGAAAGTTGAGTCCGAGCAGGCGACAAAACAGGCAGTGACAGCAATCATGATTGAAAACAGCCCCGATGCACGCCCACAATCAGGACTCAAATCCGCTGGCGTCGTCTATGAGGCGGTGGCCGAGGGGGGAATCACGCGTTTTTTGGCGCTCTATCAGCAACAAAAACCGACTCTTATCGGGCCCGTACGAAGTGTTCGACTCTATTATGTTGATTGGCTGGCGCCCTACCAGGCAAGTGTTGCACATGTCGGAGGCAGTCAGTACGCGCTCCAAGAAGTCAGAAATGGCTCCTACCGCGATATCGATCAGTTCTTCAATGGCAGTTCTTACTGGCGCGCCAGTGACCGCTACCCACCGCACAACGTATACACAAATTTTGAGCGTCTCGATGCCCTCAATGCCACCAAAGGCTATACGACATCAAACTTCACAAGCTTTCCCAGAGTGGACGGTAAACCTGCAGCGAGTCCAACGGCAAACTCGGTCACTATCAACATCAGCGGCCCTCTCTACAATACAGCGTACACCTACGATGCTACCTCTAACACCTACCTTCGCTCGGTCGCTGGCGGACCAAGTAATGATCGTGAGCTCGGACGCATTGCACCATCAGTGGTAGTGGCAATGAAAGTTGATATGTCACTCGTCTTTGAAGACGGTTACAGAGAAAGTATCACGACGTCGGGAACCGGCAGCGCCGTTGTATTCCAAAATGGCATAGCGACAGAATGTACCTGGCGCAAAAAGAGCAGAAGTAGCCCACTCGAGTTACTCGACGCCTCTGGTCAAGCAGTCCCACTCATTAGGGGTCAAACGTGGATCGCCGCAGTGCCAAATGGTACCGGAGGTGTCTCATGGCAGTAG
- a CDS encoding 8-oxo-dGTP diphosphatase, producing the protein MTTDTAAKRPQLTLLFLLRDNQILLAMKKIGHGSGKWNGTGGKCEPGETPEQAAVRECQEEVGVTARAITPAGILRFYQEPPVDMYSNIDVHVYTCREWEGDPHESEEMKPKWFNIDTIPYENMWQDDQHWLPHVLAGKIVDATFVFDDAYELTRHDVMTKEAL; encoded by the coding sequence ATGACTACTGACACTGCCGCGAAACGCCCCCAACTAACACTGCTCTTTCTACTGCGAGACAACCAGATTCTCTTGGCGATGAAAAAAATCGGCCATGGCAGTGGAAAATGGAATGGCACCGGCGGGAAGTGTGAGCCAGGCGAAACTCCCGAGCAGGCGGCAGTTCGTGAGTGTCAAGAGGAAGTGGGGGTCACCGCCAGGGCTATTACGCCTGCTGGTATCTTGCGTTTTTATCAGGAACCCCCTGTCGACATGTATTCAAATATCGATGTGCACGTCTATACCTGTCGTGAGTGGGAAGGCGATCCACACGAAAGCGAGGAAATGAAACCAAAATGGTTCAATATTGACACTATTCCCTATGAGAATATGTGGCAAGATGACCAACACTGGCTTCCGCACGTCCTAGCCGGCAAGATCGTCGATGCTACATTTGTGTTTGATGATGCGTATGAGTTAACACGCCATGACGTAATGACAAAGGAGGCTCTATGA
- a CDS encoding DUF2730 family protein: MSSDDVSNAEIMSTLSQFANEVTERFEKIDDRFEKIDDRFEKIDKRFEHIDSRFEKIDKRFDKMFVYNEQRFSAIEKTLENMATKDDIRRLESLIDGYAAKLDTYAAEMAAMQHKIDRLERMIDYLAKKAGVSRTVLESL, from the coding sequence ATGAGTTCAGACGATGTTTCAAACGCAGAAATTATGTCAACACTTTCTCAGTTTGCCAATGAAGTAACTGAGCGGTTCGAGAAGATTGATGATAGGTTTGAGAAAATCGATGATAGGTTTGAAAAAATCGATAAACGGTTTGAGCATATTGATAGTCGGTTCGAGAAGATTGATAAGCGGTTTGATAAAATGTTTGTCTACAACGAACAACGCTTTAGCGCGATCGAAAAAACACTCGAGAATATGGCCACAAAAGACGACATCAGACGCCTCGAATCTCTGATAGACGGCTATGCGGCAAAATTAGATACCTATGCCGCCGAAATGGCAGCTATGCAACACAAGATCGACCGTTTGGAACGAATGATAGACTACCTCGCAAAAAAAGCCGGTGTAAGTCGTACAGTTCTCGAATCATTATAG
- a CDS encoding exodeoxyribonuclease III has product MKLYSWNVNGIRAVLSKGTLQRFIADHDPDILCLQETKAERGQVEIDLPQYEEHFYSAVKKGYSGTAIFTKTPALRYIDGFPANIIATYGVTGDSYGDPNAEGRIIAAEFDKFWVVTCYTPNSKGDLSRLNLRYQHWDRACLAYLRQLETSKPVLYCGDMNVAHQEIDLANPKPNVGKHGFTDQERERFGDYLEAGFVDTFRAAYPDRSEAYTWWTHWANARARNVGWRIDYWLASKAIAGQIKNPTIHPDVMGSDHCPVSIELI; this is encoded by the coding sequence ATGAAGTTATACTCCTGGAACGTCAATGGAATTCGTGCCGTACTAAGCAAGGGAACCTTGCAGCGATTTATCGCCGATCATGACCCAGACATTCTCTGTTTGCAAGAAACCAAGGCCGAGCGTGGGCAAGTCGAGATCGACCTACCACAATACGAAGAACATTTCTATAGTGCCGTCAAAAAGGGCTATAGCGGTACCGCTATCTTTACCAAAACGCCCGCCCTTCGCTATATCGACGGCTTTCCTGCGAACATTATCGCTACTTACGGCGTCACGGGTGACAGCTACGGTGACCCCAATGCCGAAGGACGTATCATCGCCGCCGAATTTGACAAATTTTGGGTCGTGACCTGCTACACACCAAATAGCAAGGGTGATCTCAGCCGGCTGAACCTCCGCTATCAGCACTGGGACCGCGCCTGCCTGGCATACCTCCGACAGCTCGAAACCTCAAAGCCCGTCCTCTACTGTGGCGACATGAACGTCGCTCATCAGGAAATCGATCTGGCTAACCCCAAACCAAATGTCGGCAAGCACGGCTTCACGGACCAAGAGCGAGAACGATTTGGCGACTACCTAGAAGCGGGCTTTGTGGATACGTTCCGCGCCGCCTACCCGGACCGCAGCGAGGCATACACCTGGTGGACGCATTGGGCAAATGCCCGCGCCCGCAATGTCGGCTGGCGCATCGACTATTGGCTGGCAAGCAAAGCTATCGCTGGCCAGATCAAAAACCCCACTATCCACCCCGACGTCATGGGCAGCGACCATTGTCCGGTCAGTATAGAGCTGATATAA
- a CDS encoding SPFH domain-containing protein encodes MIETIVVALLLLAAIGTRIYARKNSDDASGIEDNYKKELADWRSRRDAAENRGLYFHELQPQRPDTSTQAITGKVTRYGSVALAGLAAIMLFFSTFVIVPTKDIGVVTTLGAPTSSMSNGPHFKAPWQDVTLMDGAIQTDTHNRPTGAAFNEGCIQVRIAHQIVACANMYVKWQAKETAVDGLFQNYRTFENIRDALVTKNLQSVLNAVFESYDPLSVDAETGQSNAPELSVLSGQALTKMRTAVGSQIDVSELAVTVMNYDDATQRKINDLQGQVAQTRIAQQAVKTAEQQAIANEKLAASVSKDPNVLVSKCLDHLADAIAKGYPLPAGFSCWPGGSSAVVVPSGTATK; translated from the coding sequence ATGATCGAAACCATCGTTGTCGCGTTGCTGCTCCTTGCCGCAATCGGCACGCGCATCTATGCGCGAAAGAACAGCGACGATGCCAGCGGCATCGAAGACAATTACAAGAAGGAGCTGGCCGACTGGCGCTCGCGGCGTGACGCTGCAGAGAACCGCGGGCTTTACTTCCACGAATTGCAGCCCCAGCGTCCGGACACCAGCACCCAGGCCATCACCGGCAAGGTCACGAGGTACGGCAGTGTGGCACTCGCGGGTCTCGCCGCGATCATGCTGTTCTTCTCCACCTTCGTCATCGTCCCCACCAAGGACATCGGTGTGGTCACCACCCTCGGCGCGCCCACCAGCTCCATGTCCAACGGCCCTCACTTCAAGGCACCGTGGCAGGATGTCACTCTGATGGACGGTGCCATCCAGACCGACACGCACAACCGCCCCACCGGAGCCGCCTTCAACGAGGGCTGCATCCAGGTGCGCATCGCGCACCAAATCGTGGCCTGCGCCAACATGTACGTCAAGTGGCAGGCCAAGGAGACGGCGGTCGATGGGCTGTTCCAGAACTACCGCACGTTCGAGAACATCAGGGATGCCCTGGTGACCAAGAACTTGCAGTCGGTCCTCAATGCCGTCTTCGAGTCGTACGACCCGCTGTCGGTCGATGCCGAGACCGGTCAGTCCAACGCACCCGAACTGTCGGTCCTCAGCGGTCAGGCCCTCACCAAGATGAGGACCGCGGTGGGATCCCAGATCGACGTGTCGGAGCTGGCGGTCACCGTCATGAACTACGACGATGCCACCCAGCGCAAGATCAATGACCTCCAGGGCCAGGTAGCCCAGACGCGCATTGCACAGCAAGCCGTCAAGACCGCGGAACAGCAAGCTATCGCCAACGAGAAGTTGGCGGCTTCAGTGTCCAAGGATCCCAACGTCCTGGTCTCGAAGTGCCTCGACCACCTGGCGGACGCCATCGCCAAGGGGTATCCGCTACCGGCTGGCTTCAGTTGCTGGCCCGGCGGCAGCTCCGCGGTGGTCGTGCCCAGCGGAACCGCCACCAAGTAG